The Metabacillus sediminilitoris genome window below encodes:
- a CDS encoding M50 family metallopeptidase — protein MNNYLSLLQKIHIHPLLWVMIGISVLTANFKTLFLLMLIVFIHEMGHAISAHFFSWRIKTVMLLPFGGVAEVDEHGNRSLKQEFIVVLSGPIQHLWLQGTAHLLFVTNVVNVDDYHLFTFYNVSILLFNLLPVWPLDGGKLLFILFSNYLPFKKAHFYMIVSSICFLFLYVLVILIFSSNFLNMWIITTFLIYSLYHEYKNRMYGTLRFLMERYYGKQDTINQLKPIVVDESELIYHVLLQFQRGCKHLIVIERNGTKISEMDENELLHAFFANKLTDSKIGDLVYAY, from the coding sequence TTGAATAATTACTTATCACTTTTACAAAAAATCCATATCCATCCATTATTATGGGTCATGATAGGAATTAGCGTGCTGACAGCGAACTTTAAGACGTTATTTTTGTTGATGCTGATCGTATTTATACATGAAATGGGCCATGCAATAAGTGCTCATTTTTTTTCTTGGAGAATTAAAACAGTCATGCTTCTTCCTTTTGGAGGTGTGGCTGAGGTTGACGAACATGGAAATCGATCATTGAAACAAGAATTCATTGTAGTGTTATCAGGTCCCATTCAGCATTTATGGCTTCAAGGTACAGCACATTTACTTTTTGTAACAAATGTCGTTAATGTTGATGATTATCACTTGTTTACGTTCTACAATGTATCCATTTTACTATTCAATTTACTGCCTGTTTGGCCTTTGGATGGTGGTAAGTTATTATTTATCCTTTTCTCAAATTATTTGCCATTTAAAAAAGCACATTTCTATATGATTGTGTCATCTATATGTTTCTTATTCCTTTATGTACTAGTGATTTTAATTTTTTCGTCAAATTTTCTTAACATGTGGATTATAACAACATTTCTTATTTATAGCTTATATCATGAATACAAGAATAGAATGTATGGCACTTTACGATTTTTAATGGAGCGTTACTATGGTAAGCAAGATACGATAAATCAGTTAAAACCAATTGTTGTTGATGAATCTGAGCTTATTTATCATGTACTGCTTCAATTTCAAAGAGGCTGTAAGCATTTAATCGTGATTGAACGAAACGGTACAAAAATATCAGAAATGGATGAAAATGAACTGCTTCATGCGTTTTTTGCCAACAAGCTTACTGATTCAAAAATCGGTGACTTAGTATATGCTTATTAA
- a CDS encoding M23 family metallopeptidase → MSHRADEVRKRIAKRKRDRGLPNENELSKQTSLFMNDEEKFGVYSPPTYEAGPGNGNGNGGHPLFSTEVFIFKLLLSAVIVLVTAIAFKNGSPLFKEVRSAISYTFEEEFQFAAVSTWYRDKFGEPLALFEPKNEQSSESGSETQSAQLSVPASGKVLESFEDNGQGIMVETDLPSVEAMNEGIIIEAGEKADTGLTIVLQHADGTKSWYGNLDKVDVALYDFVEKGKELGKIKLSENQKGTYYFAIKKGDDFIDPNQVIQFE, encoded by the coding sequence ATGAGTCATCGCGCGGATGAAGTGAGAAAACGAATTGCAAAAAGAAAACGTGACAGAGGGTTGCCGAATGAAAATGAATTGTCTAAGCAAACATCATTATTTATGAATGATGAAGAAAAATTTGGCGTTTATTCCCCTCCAACGTATGAAGCTGGTCCTGGTAATGGTAATGGTAATGGTGGACACCCGCTTTTTAGTACAGAAGTATTTATTTTTAAATTACTATTATCAGCAGTTATCGTTTTAGTTACTGCAATTGCCTTTAAAAATGGTTCGCCTTTATTTAAAGAAGTAAGATCTGCTATTTCATATACCTTTGAAGAGGAGTTTCAATTTGCAGCAGTTTCAACATGGTATCGCGATAAGTTTGGTGAGCCACTTGCATTGTTTGAACCTAAAAATGAACAAAGTAGTGAATCGGGAAGTGAGACACAATCTGCACAGCTATCTGTTCCAGCCTCAGGCAAAGTACTCGAATCATTTGAGGATAATGGTCAAGGAATAATGGTTGAAACTGATTTACCATCTGTGGAAGCGATGAATGAAGGAATTATTATTGAAGCCGGAGAAAAAGCTGATACTGGTCTTACCATTGTTCTGCAGCATGCTGATGGGACAAAATCATGGTATGGGAATTTAGATAAGGTCGATGTTGCCCTCTATGATTTTGTTGAAAAAGGAAAAGAGTTAGGGAAAATCAAACTAAGCGAAAATCAGAAGGGTACTTATTATTTTGCCATTAAAAAGGGTGATGATTTTATCGACCCAAATCAGGTGATACAATTTGAATAA
- the minD gene encoding septum site-determining protein MinD, which produces MGEAIVVTSGKGGVGKTTTSANLGTALAILGKRVCLVDTDIGLRNLDVVMGLENRIIYDLVDVVEGRCKIHQALVKDKRFEDLLYLLPAAQTSDKTAVKPEQMKKLIDELKQDYDYIVIDCPAGIEQGYKNAVAGADKALVVTTPEISAVRDADRIIGLLEKEEIEPPKLIINRIRNHLVKNGDMLDVDEIVTHLSIDLIGIVADDDDVIKASNNGEPIAMNPDNRAAIAYRNIARRILGESVPLQSLDEQNKGVLSKLKKFFGVRV; this is translated from the coding sequence ATGGGTGAAGCGATTGTCGTTACCTCAGGAAAAGGTGGAGTTGGTAAAACAACGACATCAGCAAATTTAGGGACAGCTTTAGCTATTCTAGGCAAACGTGTTTGCTTAGTTGATACAGACATCGGTCTTCGAAACCTAGATGTTGTAATGGGATTAGAAAATCGGATTATTTATGATCTTGTTGACGTTGTAGAAGGACGTTGTAAAATTCATCAAGCGCTTGTCAAAGATAAACGATTTGAGGATTTATTATATTTGCTGCCTGCTGCTCAAACAAGTGATAAAACGGCAGTAAAGCCTGAGCAAATGAAAAAGCTCATTGATGAATTAAAACAAGATTATGATTATATTGTAATTGATTGTCCTGCAGGTATTGAACAAGGCTATAAAAATGCTGTGGCAGGTGCTGATAAAGCGCTAGTTGTTACAACTCCTGAAATTTCAGCAGTACGAGATGCAGACCGCATCATCGGTTTGCTAGAGAAGGAAGAAATTGAGCCGCCGAAATTAATTATTAATCGAATTCGCAATCATCTTGTTAAAAATGGGGACATGCTTGACGTTGATGAAATTGTCACACATCTTTCCATCGATTTAATAGGAATTGTAGCGGACGATGACGATGTCATTAAAGCATCAAACAATGGTGAGCCAATTGCCATGAATCCAGATAATCGTGCAGCAATTGCTTATCGAAATATTGCCCGCCGTATTCTAGGTGAATCTGTTCCATTGCAATCATTAGATGAGCAGAACAAGGGTGTTTTATCTAAATTAAAAAAATTCTTTGGTGTTCGAGTTTAA
- the minC gene encoding septum site-determining protein MinC: protein MKVQKQQFVTIKGTKDGLTLHLDDSCSFDQLLHELEEMLSLKQYVHGSGPVIGVNVKVGNRFVNKNQREKLESAIKQKRNLIVETIESNVMTKDEALRLKRETEVVSVAKIVRSGQVLQVKGDLLLIGDVNPGGTVIAGGNIFILGALKGIAHAGIDGNKQAVIAASLLKPAQLRISEIINRAPDFIQTEGSDMECAFLNENDEMMIERLQQLTHLRPNLTRFEGGI, encoded by the coding sequence ATGAAAGTTCAAAAACAACAATTTGTTACGATAAAAGGCACAAAAGATGGCTTAACGTTACATCTCGATGATTCATGTTCATTTGATCAATTGCTTCATGAACTCGAGGAAATGCTGTCTTTAAAACAATATGTTCATGGGTCAGGCCCAGTTATTGGTGTTAATGTGAAAGTTGGAAACCGTTTCGTAAATAAGAATCAAAGAGAAAAACTAGAATCGGCGATAAAACAAAAACGTAATCTCATTGTTGAAACAATTGAAAGCAATGTAATGACAAAGGATGAAGCGCTAAGACTTAAAAGAGAAACAGAAGTTGTATCGGTTGCTAAAATCGTACGCTCTGGTCAAGTGTTACAAGTCAAAGGCGATTTACTCCTTATTGGTGATGTAAATCCAGGAGGTACTGTTATTGCTGGAGGTAATATATTTATTCTAGGTGCATTAAAAGGGATCGCACATGCTGGTATAGATGGAAATAAACAAGCCGTTATAGCAGCCTCGTTATTGAAACCAGCACAACTTCGAATAAGTGAAATCATAAACAGAGCACCTGATTTCATACAAACAGAAGGCAGCGATATGGAATGTGCATTTTTAAATGAAAATGATGAAATGATGATTGAGCGATTACAGCAACTTACTCATTTACGACCTAATTTAACAAGGTTTGAAGGGGGAATCTAA